A region from the Spirochaeta thermophila DSM 6192 genome encodes:
- a CDS encoding PhoH family protein: protein MVNERSKKGYTIVVEDNALLAGICGTHDENLVLFEHILGAPIRTRGNEITILSDDAGKIRALKKVVEELRYHVQRGHLPGRYLIESLFDSAFRDAEEETQLLKDVSISIRGGQTTIFPRTYNQAVYIQAMREHTMVFAIGPAGTGKTFLAVAHALEELISRKRKKLVLTRPVVEAGERLGFLPGDLLQKINPYLKPLYDAIDALIPLEMYQKMEEQRMIEIIPLAYMRGRSLDNSYIILDEAQNTTREQMKMFLTRLGQNSKAVITGDVTQIDLPDPGRSGLLHAESILQGIDEIRFSYFTREDVVRNPLVKKIIEAYERDPS, encoded by the coding sequence ATGGTAAACGAGCGATCCAAAAAGGGTTACACCATCGTCGTCGAGGACAACGCCCTCCTCGCAGGGATATGTGGGACACACGACGAAAACCTCGTGCTTTTCGAGCACATCCTGGGTGCGCCCATCCGCACGAGGGGCAACGAGATCACCATCCTTTCCGACGATGCCGGGAAGATCCGCGCCCTCAAAAAAGTGGTGGAGGAACTCCGCTACCACGTGCAAAGAGGACATCTCCCGGGAAGATATCTCATAGAGTCCCTCTTCGATTCGGCCTTCAGAGATGCGGAGGAGGAGACCCAGCTCCTCAAGGATGTCTCCATCTCCATACGAGGGGGACAGACCACCATCTTCCCCCGAACTTACAATCAGGCGGTGTACATCCAGGCGATGCGGGAGCATACTATGGTCTTCGCCATAGGACCTGCGGGTACGGGGAAGACCTTCCTGGCGGTGGCCCATGCCCTCGAGGAGCTCATCTCGCGGAAACGAAAGAAACTGGTGCTCACCCGTCCGGTGGTGGAGGCAGGAGAGCGCCTCGGATTCCTTCCCGGTGACCTCCTCCAGAAGATCAATCCCTATCTCAAGCCGCTCTACGATGCCATCGATGCCCTCATCCCCCTCGAGATGTACCAGAAGATGGAGGAACAACGGATGATCGAGATCATTCCTCTGGCGTATATGAGGGGGAGGAGTCTCGACAACAGTTACATCATCCTCGACGAGGCCCAGAACACCACCAGGGAACAGATGAAGATGTTCCTCACCCGGCTCGGTCAGAATTCGAAGGCGGTGATAACGGGTGACGTGACCCAGATAGATCTGCCCGACCCCGGAAGGTCCGGGCTCCTCCATGCGGAATCCATCCTGCAGGGGATAGACGAGATACGGTTCTCCTACTTCACGCGGGAGGATGTGGTGCGGAATCCCCTTGTCAAGAAGATCATAGAGGCATATGAAAGAGACCCCTCGTAG